Proteins from a single region of Fibrobacter sp.:
- a CDS encoding LamG domain-containing protein, producing MERKQNYCNGLTERIHHIIDKPYNYGLTVFEGKIAAFFYGSYIWQSKVSLDEREWTYICVTCNGDTIRLYINGLPADSAKYSKGTKNNSYDLGIGNSPLATHNVPFCGKIDMVRIY from the coding sequence CTGGAAAGAAAACAAAACTACTGTAATGGGTTAACAGAACGGATACACCATATTATTGATAAGCCATACAATTACGGACTGACTGTCTTTGAAGGGAAAATCGCTGCATTTTTTTACGGGTCTTATATCTGGCAATCTAAAGTCAGTCTTGATGAACGGGAGTGGACTTATATCTGTGTAACATGTAATGGTGATACTATCAGGCTGTATATAAATGGTTTACCGGCTGATTCTGCAAAGTACAGTAAAGGAACAAAGAATAATTCGTATGATCTGGGTATTGGCAATAGCCCTTTAGCAACCCACAATGTGCCTTTTTGTGGGAAAATCGATATGGTGAGAATCTACTGA
- a CDS encoding transposase domain-containing protein yields MAIIYSLVATCKLNGINPYDYFHDILPKVASYPANKISDLIPTHWKENKTTVMG; encoded by the coding sequence ATGGCAATTATTTACTCCCTTGTTGCAACATGTAAACTTAATGGAATTAACCCCTATGATTATTTTCACGATATTTTGCCGAAGGTAGCATCTTACCCTGCAAATAAAATCTCAGACTTGATTCCGACACACTGGAAAGAAAACAAAACTACTGTAATGGGTTAA